From a single Paraburkholderia sp. D15 genomic region:
- the gspK gene encoding type II secretion system minor pseudopilin GspK, translated as MTAKTNQAKPKNQTGVAIISALLVVALSAILVSGMLWRQQVQIRRIENQRLLSQAQWVARGALDWTRLILRSEGDTSAGITYLGGLWGVPIAKTRLSDFLGQIGEAKNSQQAADTHLSGSIEDAQAKFNLRNLVSSPAPGVLQISAEQVGAYQRLLVSLGISGALAKATAVQVRSSLTQSATRFQTITSTNGTAPTPSPQGGAIGGTFTDKPGMEDGNDNITQMPLQMTSVDSLLDIPGYTPETVARLRPFVTVLPTVSAVNMNTASAEVIAAVIPSMSVSSAQAFVARRQTVFFHNISDVQLALQGAGAQQVSIDPNQLDVTTSYFLVHGRVQHERAVVDRITLVYRDPLTHTTRIVRVQDQS; from the coding sequence ATAACAGCAAAAACAAACCAGGCAAAACCGAAAAACCAAACCGGCGTAGCCATCATCAGCGCGCTGCTAGTCGTAGCCCTATCAGCAATCCTGGTCTCAGGCATGCTATGGCGCCAGCAAGTGCAAATCCGAAGGATAGAGAACCAGCGCCTCCTATCCCAAGCCCAATGGGTAGCGCGCGGCGCCTTAGACTGGACACGCCTGATCCTTCGCTCCGAAGGCGACACATCCGCGGGAATCACCTACTTAGGTGGCCTATGGGGCGTCCCCATCGCCAAAACACGCCTATCCGATTTCCTGGGCCAGATCGGCGAAGCCAAAAACTCCCAACAAGCCGCCGACACCCACCTGTCCGGCTCGATCGAAGACGCCCAAGCGAAATTCAATCTGAGAAATCTGGTCTCCAGCCCCGCCCCCGGCGTCTTGCAGATCAGCGCCGAACAAGTCGGCGCCTACCAGCGCCTGCTGGTTTCGCTGGGCATCAGCGGCGCGCTAGCCAAAGCGACCGCCGTGCAGGTGCGCTCGAGCCTGACCCAATCGGCGACCCGGTTCCAGACCATCACCTCGACGAACGGCACCGCCCCCACTCCGTCCCCGCAAGGCGGCGCGATCGGCGGCACCTTCACCGACAAACCCGGCATGGAAGACGGCAACGACAACATCACGCAGATGCCGTTGCAGATGACCAGCGTCGACTCGCTCCTCGACATCCCCGGCTACACGCCGGAAACCGTCGCGCGTCTGCGCCCCTTCGTCACCGTGCTGCCGACGGTGTCGGCCGTCAACATGAACACCGCCTCCGCCGAAGTGATCGCGGCCGTCATACCCAGCATGAGCGTGTCGTCCGCGCAGGCATTCGTCGCGCGTCGCCAGACGGTGTTCTTCCACAACATCAGCGACGTGCAACTCGCGCTGCAAGGCGCCGGCGCGCAGCAGGTCTCGATCGACCCGAATCAGCTCGACGTCACCACCAGCTATTTCCTCGTCCACGGCCGCGTTCAGCACGAACGTGCGGTCGTGGATCGCATCACCCTCGTCTATCGCGACCCGTTGACTCACACTACGCGTATCGTGCGAGTACAAGACCAATCATGA
- a CDS encoding type II secretion system protein M, which translates to MKAELAQTWAGFWDQRTEREKTILAWGGGVLAVVIAWSVLWAPAQEGRARLRESLPSLQRQLAQMTAQANEARPLAAAAQGVAPTGAALKDALTASLTDHGLTATQVQVIGNAVQIQLKNASFPAWTSWVDDVRKQFKVQVAEAHVTALKDDGQVDLSASLQPSTAK; encoded by the coding sequence ATGAAAGCTGAACTCGCTCAAACATGGGCCGGATTCTGGGACCAGCGCACCGAGCGCGAAAAGACGATTCTCGCGTGGGGCGGCGGCGTGCTCGCCGTGGTCATCGCGTGGTCGGTGTTGTGGGCGCCGGCTCAGGAAGGCCGCGCGCGTCTGCGTGAATCGCTGCCCAGCCTGCAACGCCAACTCGCGCAGATGACCGCGCAGGCCAACGAGGCGCGTCCGCTGGCGGCCGCGGCGCAAGGCGTCGCGCCGACCGGCGCCGCGTTGAAGGACGCGCTGACCGCGTCGCTCACCGATCATGGTCTGACCGCGACGCAGGTCCAGGTGATCGGCAATGCCGTGCAGATCCAGTTGAAGAATGCGTCGTTCCCGGCGTGGACGAGCTGGGTCGACGACGTGCGCAAGCAGTTCAAGGTGCAGGTCGCCGAGGCGCACGTCACCGCGTTGAAGGACGACGGTCAGGTGGACCTGAGCGCGTCGTTGCAGCCGTCCACCGCGAAATGA
- a CDS encoding prepilin-type N-terminal cleavage/methylation domain-containing protein → MKRTVRSERRRDGARGFTLIELLVAIAILAVIAVLSWRGLDQIIRGRQTITNAMEDERVFAQLFDQMRIDVRQAATDDEAGQAAVSVSGSVLQVVRHMVVPGAAPRLQVVRYRISGGRVVRYASPPLENVGELRGALRGSEGEGWSAVPLMGGVGAITARLYVPKVGWTIQMSDVQTAITEADNNLKVPQLGSAPLPRSVTGLEVSIGATSLAKPVTRVFLVGE, encoded by the coding sequence ATGAAACGAACCGTTCGCTCTGAGCGCCGCCGGGATGGCGCGCGTGGTTTCACGCTGATCGAACTGCTGGTCGCGATTGCGATTCTGGCGGTGATTGCCGTGTTGTCGTGGCGGGGGCTGGACCAGATCATTCGCGGCCGGCAGACGATCACGAACGCGATGGAGGACGAGCGCGTATTTGCGCAGTTGTTCGACCAGATGCGGATCGATGTGCGGCAGGCCGCGACCGATGACGAAGCGGGTCAAGCCGCGGTGTCGGTATCGGGGAGCGTGTTGCAGGTCGTGAGGCACATGGTGGTGCCGGGGGCTGCGCCGCGTTTGCAGGTGGTGAGGTACCGGATTTCGGGCGGGCGCGTGGTTCGATATGCGTCGCCGCCGTTGGAGAATGTGGGGGAATTGCGGGGAGCGTTGCGCGGCAGCGAGGGAGAAGGCTGGAGTGCGGTGCCGTTGATGGGTGGGGTTGGCGCGATTACGGCGAGGCTGTATGTGCCCAAGGTCGGCTGGACCATTCAGATGAGCGATGTGCAGACGGCGATTACCGAGGCTGATAATAATCTCAAGGTGCCGCAGCTTGGCAGTGCACCGCTGCCGCGGTCTGTCACCGGGCTTGAGGTGAGTATTGGGGCTACGTCGTTGGCTAAGCCGGTGACGCGGGTTTTTCTCGTCGGAGAGTGA
- the gspI gene encoding type II secretion system minor pseudopilin GspI yields MIDKKGGNVTNGRRAQRAFTMIEVLVALAIIAIALAASLRAVGSLASGEADLHRRLLAGWSADNTLAQLHLTHAWPNVGSTSFDCSQGNLQLMCTEQVTATPNPVFRRVEVMVTTPGGAGNLAQMVTVVANETNRSL; encoded by the coding sequence ATGATCGACAAAAAAGGCGGCAACGTCACGAACGGCCGCCGCGCGCAGCGCGCTTTCACGATGATCGAGGTGCTGGTGGCGCTGGCGATCATCGCGATTGCGTTGGCTGCGTCGTTGCGCGCGGTGGGCAGCCTTGCGAGTGGCGAGGCCGATTTGCACCGGCGTTTGCTGGCGGGCTGGAGTGCGGACAACACGCTGGCGCAATTGCATTTGACGCATGCGTGGCCGAATGTCGGCTCGACGAGTTTCGATTGTTCGCAGGGCAATTTGCAGTTGATGTGTACCGAGCAGGTGACGGCGACGCCGAATCCGGTGTTTCGTCGGGTGGAAGTGATGGTGACGACGCCGGGCGGCGCCGGCAATCTGGCGCAGATGGTGACGGTGGTCGCGAATGAAACGAACCGTTCGCTCTGA
- a CDS encoding MarR family transcriptional regulator — translation MTDGPYKADEICLESSLGYYLSKARNVLVERTDRAVKPLGLTAQQIGVVLMLSSGRADTPFELSRAMSYDSGSMTRLLDRLEKKGFVVRTRSDADRRMVKLELTPLGREAARQLPGLGAEVLNEQLRGFSSADLATLIDLLARFIANGIGEGSGAGCGLASREDAPDASSDAPASEEGEH, via the coding sequence ATGACTGACGGTCCCTACAAAGCGGACGAGATTTGCCTCGAATCGAGTCTCGGCTACTACCTGTCGAAAGCGCGGAACGTGCTGGTCGAGCGGACCGATCGCGCGGTCAAACCATTGGGGCTCACCGCGCAGCAGATCGGCGTGGTGTTGATGTTGTCGTCGGGCCGGGCGGATACGCCGTTCGAGTTGTCGCGCGCCATGTCGTACGACAGCGGATCGATGACGCGTCTGCTGGATCGCCTTGAAAAGAAAGGCTTTGTGGTCCGCACGCGCAGCGACGCCGACCGCCGCATGGTGAAACTCGAACTGACGCCGCTGGGTCGGGAGGCCGCGCGGCAACTGCCCGGTCTCGGCGCCGAAGTGCTGAACGAGCAGCTACGCGGATTTTCGTCCGCGGACCTGGCGACCTTGATCGATCTGCTCGCGCGGTTTATCGCGAACGGCATCGGCGAGGGCAGCGGCGCGGGTTGTGGGCTGGCGTCGCGGGAAGACGCGCCGGATGCTTCGTCGGATGCACCGGCGTCGGAAGAAGGCGAGCACTAA
- a CDS encoding efflux transporter outer membrane subunit: MQSDRIAHARTVAPRALTIAVAAALASLLAACAVGPDYQRPAAQIPASYKEAAPGWKVAQPSDRQDRGDWWTIYQDPQLNALEDKLNVANQTIAQYAAAYRQARALVGEARAAYFPTIGASAGATRSGNGALSSGNATTATSRSGINNSFNVQLDASWEPDLWGSVTRQVNSQKAGQQGAAADLANARLSAQATLAQTYFSLRALDSAQKLLDDTVDAYKRSLQLTQNQYAAGVAARSDVIQAQTQLQSAQAAAIDNGVQRAQDEHAIAVLVGEPASTFAIAPAPLTATPPAVPAQMPSALLERRPDIASAERKAAAANEQIGVAIAAFFPTLTLSATGGFENSVFSQLLTMPSRFWTVGPQLAATLFDAGLRRAKTEAARAAYDQDVATYRQTVLAAFQDVEDNLASQRILEQEIVVQQQAVDSARQALAIVTNEYKAGTVGYVNVLTAQTTAFTAEQKLESLAGQRMVSSVGLVKALGGGWDVAQMNRETGDVAAPAPLPASSVAPAAPVASADAPLAQNGAASVELQAQQGK; encoded by the coding sequence ATGCAGTCTGATCGAATCGCGCACGCGCGGACCGTTGCGCCTCGCGCCCTGACTATCGCCGTCGCCGCGGCTCTCGCGAGCCTGCTCGCCGCCTGCGCGGTGGGCCCGGACTATCAGCGGCCCGCGGCGCAGATTCCCGCGTCGTACAAGGAAGCCGCGCCCGGCTGGAAGGTCGCGCAGCCGTCCGACCGGCAGGACCGCGGCGACTGGTGGACCATCTATCAGGACCCGCAACTCAACGCACTCGAAGACAAGCTGAACGTCGCGAACCAGACCATCGCGCAATATGCGGCCGCTTACCGGCAGGCGCGCGCGCTCGTCGGCGAAGCGCGCGCCGCGTACTTCCCGACCATTGGCGCGTCGGCGGGGGCAACGCGTTCGGGCAACGGTGCGTTGTCGAGCGGCAATGCGACTACCGCGACGAGCCGCTCCGGCATCAACAACAGCTTCAACGTGCAACTCGACGCGAGCTGGGAGCCGGACCTGTGGGGCTCGGTGACGCGTCAGGTGAATTCGCAGAAGGCCGGTCAGCAGGGCGCCGCCGCCGATCTCGCGAACGCGCGGCTGTCGGCGCAGGCCACGCTCGCGCAGACCTACTTCTCGCTGCGCGCGCTCGACTCGGCCCAGAAGCTGCTCGACGACACCGTCGATGCGTACAAGCGCTCGCTGCAGCTCACGCAAAATCAGTACGCGGCCGGCGTCGCGGCCCGCTCCGACGTGATTCAGGCGCAAACGCAGTTGCAGTCCGCGCAAGCCGCCGCGATCGACAACGGTGTGCAGCGCGCCCAGGACGAACATGCGATCGCCGTGCTGGTCGGCGAACCGGCCTCGACTTTCGCGATCGCGCCGGCGCCGCTCACTGCCACGCCGCCCGCCGTACCCGCGCAGATGCCGTCGGCGCTGCTCGAACGGCGGCCGGACATCGCCTCGGCGGAACGCAAGGCGGCGGCGGCGAACGAACAGATCGGCGTCGCGATCGCGGCGTTTTTCCCGACACTGACGCTGTCGGCCACGGGCGGCTTCGAGAATTCGGTGTTCTCGCAACTGTTGACCATGCCGTCGCGGTTCTGGACCGTCGGTCCGCAACTCGCGGCCACGCTGTTCGACGCCGGTCTGCGCCGGGCGAAGACCGAGGCCGCGCGCGCCGCTTACGACCAGGACGTCGCGACCTATCGTCAGACCGTGCTGGCCGCGTTCCAGGACGTCGAGGACAACCTTGCGTCGCAGCGCATTCTCGAACAGGAAATCGTCGTGCAACAGCAGGCGGTGGACTCGGCGCGTCAGGCGCTCGCCATCGTCACGAACGAGTACAAGGCGGGCACCGTCGGCTACGTGAACGTGCTGACCGCGCAGACCACCGCGTTCACGGCCGAGCAGAAACTGGAAAGCCTCGCAGGGCAGCGGATGGTGTCGTCGGTGGGTCTCGTGAAGGCGCTCGGCGGCGGCTGGGATGTCGCGCAGATGAACCGCGAAACGGGCGATGTGGCTGCGCCGGCGCCGTTGCCGGCTTCGTCGGTGGCACCAGCGGCACCGGTCGCTTCGGCCGACGCGCCGCTCGCGCAAAACGGTGCTGCGTCAGTGGAACTTCAAGCGCAGCAAGGCAAGTAA
- a CDS encoding type II secretion system protein N: MTYWMRRLRAALPWLAIAVVSAAIVMLTLLPAAWITPQFAKQTRGHVNLVDPAGSLWHGSATLMLAAGSDLSTATLLPGRIEWTTAFWPLFTGRVRMTMRHSEAMPEPINVDATLRTATVTSGAIAVPASLLSGLGAPFNTLDLQGDVQLAWSDWRSFNREAFGQMTITLNDVSSRVSLVRPLGSYRMVFQAQGESSTLDLSTLKGPLMLSGHGTVSAASTEFHGSASATPEAHDNLAGLLNLLGRPSGPDTVALTFVH; this comes from the coding sequence ATGACTTACTGGATGCGGCGCCTGCGCGCCGCGCTACCCTGGCTGGCGATTGCGGTGGTGTCGGCCGCGATCGTGATGCTCACGCTGTTGCCGGCCGCCTGGATTACCCCGCAGTTCGCGAAACAGACGCGCGGCCACGTCAATCTCGTCGATCCGGCCGGCTCGTTATGGCACGGTTCGGCCACGCTGATGCTGGCCGCCGGCTCCGATCTGAGCACGGCGACGCTGCTGCCCGGACGGATCGAATGGACTACCGCGTTCTGGCCGCTGTTCACCGGCCGCGTTCGCATGACCATGCGGCACAGCGAAGCGATGCCCGAGCCGATCAATGTCGATGCCACCTTGCGCACCGCCACGGTGACGTCCGGCGCGATCGCCGTGCCCGCTTCGTTGCTGAGCGGCCTGGGCGCGCCGTTCAACACGCTCGATCTGCAGGGCGACGTACAGCTTGCGTGGTCGGACTGGCGCAGCTTCAACCGCGAAGCATTCGGGCAGATGACGATCACGCTGAACGACGTCAGTTCGCGCGTGTCGCTGGTGCGGCCGCTTGGGTCATACCGGATGGTGTTTCAGGCGCAGGGCGAGTCGTCGACGCTCGATCTGTCCACGCTGAAGGGGCCATTGATGCTGTCCGGCCACGGCACGGTATCGGCGGCATCGACGGAATTTCATGGCTCGGCTAGCGCCACGCCCGAGGCGCATGACAACCTCGCGGGGCTGCTGAATCTGCTGGGACGTCCGAGCGGACCGGATACGGTGGCGCTGACCTTCGTGCACTGA
- the gspL gene encoding type II secretion system protein GspL → MSTLIVLLPPRDPAVPSQEWQLPELPFVLLDKSGRTQRAGRSALALLPRASTTVLMVAARDLLMMPTTLPPLRGPKLRQALPNIVEDQLIQDPQTCHIAVDPKPLAGGKQMLAIVDRGWFRFICEAFSTAGHRSLRAVPVTRCLPQAAAVADEPAEVAELVSAGEPGALAAATVATSLPGVAPVVAPGTASATPMVATVLGAVVQTAPALLLEGAVEVANDRTVPRVEVAIARGVQGEGLAVPANAVNATLAALAGAAPVSLYMLTEIPGNEPSLAATSPARLASHVHGASPLPFEQLARRALECRFDLCQFEFASQPWRLDRATLRRLRLPVLLAIGALLVAIVGMNVQWLMLAHQRDAINTQMTELLLNTFPKTTVVLDAPDQMSRQLQQLRVAAGELSPDDFLSLADGLARSLAPVPVNGIAALDYHDRRLDVTFKPEVKLDPDFAKRLARNGLNGAIDSNTGKWTIRNGQ, encoded by the coding sequence TTGAGCACGCTGATCGTCCTACTGCCGCCGCGTGATCCGGCGGTGCCATCGCAGGAATGGCAATTGCCGGAGCTGCCGTTCGTGCTGCTCGACAAGTCGGGCCGCACCCAGCGCGCCGGGCGCTCGGCGCTCGCGCTGCTGCCACGCGCGTCGACCACGGTGCTGATGGTCGCCGCGCGCGACCTGCTGATGATGCCCACCACCCTGCCCCCGCTGCGCGGCCCGAAGCTGCGCCAGGCGCTGCCGAACATCGTCGAGGATCAACTGATCCAGGACCCGCAGACCTGCCACATCGCCGTCGATCCGAAGCCGCTCGCGGGCGGCAAGCAGATGCTCGCGATCGTCGACCGTGGCTGGTTCCGCTTTATCTGCGAAGCGTTCTCGACGGCCGGTCACCGCAGCCTGCGCGCCGTGCCGGTCACGCGCTGTCTGCCGCAAGCGGCCGCCGTGGCCGATGAACCCGCCGAAGTCGCCGAACTGGTCAGCGCCGGCGAACCGGGCGCCCTCGCCGCTGCCACGGTCGCGACGTCGCTGCCGGGCGTCGCGCCCGTCGTCGCGCCCGGCACGGCCTCGGCGACGCCGATGGTGGCCACCGTGCTCGGCGCGGTCGTCCAGACCGCGCCCGCGCTGTTGCTCGAAGGCGCGGTCGAAGTCGCGAACGACAGGACCGTGCCGCGCGTCGAGGTGGCGATCGCCCGTGGCGTGCAAGGCGAAGGGCTGGCGGTGCCGGCCAACGCCGTGAATGCGACGCTCGCCGCGCTCGCGGGCGCCGCGCCGGTGTCGCTGTACATGCTCACCGAAATTCCCGGCAACGAGCCGAGCCTTGCCGCGACGAGTCCGGCGCGGCTCGCGTCGCACGTGCACGGCGCGAGTCCGCTGCCGTTCGAACAGCTGGCGCGCCGTGCGCTGGAATGCCGTTTCGATCTGTGCCAGTTCGAGTTCGCGTCGCAGCCGTGGCGTCTGGATCGCGCGACGCTGCGCCGTCTGCGCCTGCCGGTGCTACTGGCGATCGGCGCGCTGCTGGTCGCGATCGTCGGCATGAACGTGCAGTGGCTGATGCTTGCGCATCAACGCGACGCGATCAACACGCAGATGACCGAACTGCTGCTCAATACCTTCCCGAAGACGACCGTCGTGCTCGACGCACCCGATCAGATGTCGCGCCAGTTGCAGCAATTGCGCGTGGCGGCGGGCGAGTTGTCGCCGGACGATTTCCTGTCGCTCGCCGACGGCCTCGCGCGTTCGCTGGCGCCGGTGCCGGTCAACGGCATCGCCGCGCTCGATTATCACGACCGCCGGCTCGACGTGACCTTCAAACCCGAGGTGAAGCTCGACCCGGACTTCGCCAAGCGTCTCGCGCGTAATGGGCTGAATGGCGCGATCGACAGCAATACCGGCAAGTGGACCATCAGGAACGGACAATGA
- a CDS encoding GspH/FimT family pseudopilin: MQVGSSCTVVRSDRSGHDRARVTLGVRGVRRVRMQRRTAGFTLLEMLVVLVIAGLLVSLTALTMNRNPRTDLNEEAQRLALLFESAGDEAQVRARPIAWQPVDGGFRFDLRTEDGWRPLRDDLLGPRRWEGGVTGVTINYPGSDTQANRMVFGTEAIDTPVQITLFSAVGRATIVGTGNGRYEVH, translated from the coding sequence ATGCAAGTCGGATCGTCCTGCACTGTCGTTCGTTCGGATCGATCCGGTCATGATCGCGCGCGCGTGACGCTGGGTGTTCGCGGTGTCCGCCGTGTTCGCATGCAGCGTCGCACGGCGGGTTTCACGCTGCTGGAGATGCTGGTGGTGCTCGTGATTGCGGGCTTGCTGGTGTCGTTGACCGCGTTGACGATGAACCGCAATCCGCGCACGGATCTGAACGAGGAAGCGCAGCGTCTCGCGTTGCTGTTCGAATCGGCGGGTGACGAAGCGCAGGTGCGCGCGCGGCCGATTGCGTGGCAGCCGGTGGACGGCGGTTTTCGTTTCGATCTGCGCACGGAGGATGGCTGGCGTCCGCTGCGTGACGATCTGCTGGGACCGCGTCGCTGGGAAGGCGGGGTGACGGGCGTGACGATCAACTATCCGGGTTCGGATACGCAGGCGAATCGCATGGTGTTCGGCACCGAGGCGATCGACACGCCGGTGCAGATCACGCTGTTTTCGGCGGTGGGACGCGCGACGATCGTCGGCACCGGCAACGGCCGCTATGAGGTGCACTGA
- a CDS encoding DHA2 family efflux MFS transporter permease subunit: MSATAPAAADSAAPPSAELAPLSGGTLALLTVGLALGTFMEVLDTSIANVAVPTISGSLGVATSQGTWVISSYSVASAIAVPLTGWLARRVGEVRLFTLSVLLFTIASALCGFAHNFESLIAFRLVQGLVSGPMVPLSQTILMRSYPPEKRGLALGLWAMTVICAPIFGPVMGGYITDNFTWPWIFYINVPIGLFSAVCAFLLLRGRETKITNQRIDAIGLALLVIGVSCLQMMLDLGKDRDWFNSTFIVTLAIIAVVSLAFMLVWEMTEKEPVVDLSLFKDRNFALGVVIISFGFMAFFGSVVIFPLWLQTVMGYTAGIAGLATAPVGLLALFLSPMIGKNMHRLNLRVVASFAFVVFAFVSFWNSTFTLDVPFNHVIWPRLVQGIGVACFFVPMTTITLSSVSDERLASASGLSNFFRTLSGAIGTAISTTYWENDTIYHHAMLTDSVNVYSANTNAYTNALAGVGLSGDSLTAQLNQVVTAQAYMMATNDFFRISCAAFIVLALLVWVTKPRKGVGPSMGH, translated from the coding sequence ATGAGCGCCACGGCTCCCGCCGCCGCCGATTCTGCCGCCCCACCCTCCGCCGAACTCGCACCGCTATCGGGCGGCACGCTGGCCCTGCTCACCGTCGGCCTTGCGCTCGGCACGTTCATGGAAGTGCTGGACACGTCGATCGCGAACGTCGCGGTGCCGACGATCTCCGGCAGCCTCGGCGTGGCGACCAGCCAGGGCACCTGGGTGATTTCGTCGTATTCGGTCGCTTCGGCGATCGCCGTGCCGCTGACCGGCTGGCTTGCGCGGCGCGTCGGCGAAGTGCGGCTCTTCACGCTGTCCGTGCTGCTGTTCACGATCGCGTCGGCGCTGTGCGGCTTCGCGCACAACTTCGAGTCGCTGATCGCGTTCCGGCTCGTGCAGGGGCTCGTGTCGGGACCGATGGTCCCGCTGTCGCAAACCATCCTGATGCGCTCCTATCCGCCGGAAAAGCGCGGCCTTGCGCTCGGCTTATGGGCGATGACCGTGATCTGCGCGCCGATCTTCGGCCCGGTGATGGGCGGCTACATCACCGACAACTTCACGTGGCCGTGGATCTTCTACATCAACGTGCCGATCGGGCTGTTTTCGGCGGTGTGCGCGTTCCTGCTGCTGCGCGGCCGCGAGACGAAGATCACCAATCAGCGTATCGACGCGATCGGCCTCGCGCTGCTCGTGATCGGCGTGTCGTGCCTGCAGATGATGCTGGACCTCGGCAAGGACCGGGACTGGTTCAACTCGACCTTCATCGTGACGCTGGCGATCATCGCGGTGGTGTCGCTCGCGTTCATGCTGGTGTGGGAGATGACGGAGAAAGAGCCGGTCGTCGATCTTTCGCTGTTCAAGGACCGCAATTTCGCGCTCGGCGTGGTGATCATCTCATTCGGCTTCATGGCGTTCTTCGGCTCGGTGGTGATTTTCCCGCTGTGGCTGCAAACGGTGATGGGCTATACGGCCGGCATCGCCGGGCTTGCGACCGCGCCGGTCGGCCTGCTCGCGCTGTTCCTGTCGCCGATGATCGGCAAGAACATGCATCGTCTGAATCTGCGGGTGGTGGCGAGCTTCGCGTTCGTCGTGTTCGCGTTCGTGTCGTTCTGGAACTCGACCTTCACGCTCGACGTGCCGTTCAATCACGTGATCTGGCCGCGACTCGTGCAAGGCATCGGCGTGGCGTGCTTCTTCGTGCCGATGACGACCATCACGCTGTCCAGCGTGTCGGACGAGCGGCTGGCGAGCGCGTCGGGCTTGTCGAACTTTTTCCGGACCTTGTCGGGTGCGATCGGCACCGCGATCAGCACCACGTACTGGGAGAACGACACGATCTACCATCACGCGATGCTGACGGATTCGGTCAATGTCTATTCGGCCAACACGAACGCCTATACGAATGCGTTGGCGGGCGTCGGTCTGTCGGGCGACAGCCTTACCGCGCAGTTGAATCAGGTGGTGACCGCGCAGGCGTACATGATGGCGACCAACGATTTCTTCCGGATCTCGTGCGCGGCTTTTATCGTGCTGGCGTTGCTGGTGTGGGTCACCAAACCACGCAAGGGCGTCGGCCCGTCGATGGGCCACTGA